The following proteins are co-located in the Triticum aestivum cultivar Chinese Spring chromosome 1A, IWGSC CS RefSeq v2.1, whole genome shotgun sequence genome:
- the LOC123056515 gene encoding NAC domain-containing protein 48: protein MLSCSPRPFQDQKEAPRSSGPATSSATRSSGLFICIWLIAAVWSCQIRVASLASRARRRIEEMSGGGGGAAATQGQQDLQLPPGFRFHPTDEELVMHYLCRRCAGLPISVPIIAEVDLYKFDPWQLPRMALYGEKEWYFFSPRDRKYPNGSRPNRSAGTGYWKATGADKPVGTPKPLAIKKALVFYAGKAPKGDKTNWIMHEYRLADVDRSARKKNSLRLDDWVLCRIYNKKGASERPGAGDRTASASPGHAAVGSPPEQKPTLLPPYAPQPFSDLAAYYEVRPSDSMPRAHADSSCSEHVLTASCERPEVQSQPRISEWERTFASATPGVNPAAGLPAGDPLLQDILMYWGKPF, encoded by the exons ATGCTTTCATGCTCTCCCCGCCCCTTCCAGGACCAGAAAGAAGCCCCACGATCGTCCGGTCCAGCTACTAGTTCCGCGACGCGATCGTCCGGTTTATTTATCTGTATCTGGTTAATCGCAGCAGTTTGGAGCTGTCAGATTCGAGTAGCTAGCTTAGCATCTCGAGCGAGAAGAAGGATCGAGGagatgagcggcggcggcggaggagcggcggCGACGCAGGGGCAGCAGGATCTGCAGCTGCCGCCGGGGTTCCGGTTCCACCCGACGGACGAGGAGCTGGTGATGCACTACCTCTGCCGGCGCTGCGCCGGCCTGCCCATCTCCGTGCCCATCATCGCCGAGGTCGACCTCTACAAGTTCGACCCATGGCAGCTCCCAA GAATGGCGCTGTACGGCGAGAAGGAGTGGTACTTCTTCTCCCCGCGCGACCGCAAGTACCCGAACGGGTCGCGGCCGAACCGGTCGGCCGGCACGGGCTACTGGAAGGCCACCGGCGCCGACAAGCCGGTGGGCACGCCCAAGCCGCTGGCCATCAAGAAGGCGCTCGTCTTCTACGCCGGCAAGGCCCCCAAGGGCGACAAgaccaactggatcatgcacgagtaccgcctcgccgacgtcgaccgctccgcccgcaagaAGAACAGCCTCAGG TTGGATGACTGGGTGCTGTGCCGGATCTACAACAAGAAAGGCGCCTCGGAGAGGCCGGGCGCCGGTGACCGGACGGCGAGCGCGAGCCCCGGGCACGCGGCCGTCGGCTCGCCGCCGGAGCAGAAGCCGACCCTGCTGCCGCCGTACGCGCCGCAGCCGTTCTCGGACCTGGCGGCGTACTACGAGGTGAGGCCGTCGGACTCGATGCCGCGGGCGCACGCCGACTCGAGCTGCTCGGAGCACGTGCTGACGGCGTCGTGCGAGCGGCCGGAAGTGCAGAGCCAGCCCAGGATCTCCGAGTGGGAGCGCACGTTCGCCTCCGCCACCCCGGGCGTCAACCCGGCGGCCGGGCTCCCCGCCGGCGACCCGCTCCTCCAGGACATCCTCATGTACTGGGGCAAGCCGTTCTGA